In Mycoplasmopsis fermentans PG18, one genomic interval encodes:
- a CDS encoding inorganic diphosphatase, protein MSNIIEMKVEIQKNSNIKYEYDRADGNIHVDRILRGDFVYPCNYGFIPTALDWDGDELDVLLYSPETFTPGVVLNARIIGAMKMIDSGETDTKLIAVHADDYRLDGIKKLEDLPEPFLMHIETFFSNYKNWKKKGATKVQGFEGEKWALAELKECEELMVKYGKMPKKEFIKKMMKEHPEKYEA, encoded by the coding sequence ATGAGTAATATTATTGAAATGAAAGTTGAAATTCAAAAGAATTCAAACATAAAATACGAATATGATCGTGCTGACGGAAATATTCATGTAGACCGTATTTTGAGAGGAGATTTTGTCTACCCATGTAATTATGGCTTTATTCCTACAGCTTTAGATTGAGATGGCGATGAGTTAGATGTTTTACTTTACTCTCCAGAAACATTTACACCAGGTGTTGTTCTTAATGCAAGAATTATTGGTGCTATGAAAATGATTGACTCAGGAGAAACAGATACAAAATTAATTGCTGTTCATGCTGATGATTATCGTTTAGATGGTATTAAAAAATTAGAAGACTTACCTGAACCATTTTTAATGCACATTGAAACATTCTTTAGCAACTATAAAAATTGAAAGAAAAAAGGAGCTACAAAAGTTCAAGGATTTGAAGGCGAAAAATGAGCCTTAGCAGAATTAAAAGAATGTGAAGAATTAATGGTTAAATATGGCAAGATGCCTAAAAAAGAATTCATCAAGAAAATGATGAAAGAACACCCAGAAAAATATGAAGCTTAA
- a CDS encoding transglutaminase domain-containing protein, with translation MKKKILMSFGPIICLLLMSSFSSWSCNNSAEPQKPSNDDDNWEDYKQPSLSVPNFVPEGEWEDDGSIYKYYLKPNTAQEIEINSKEKELSLLKIKKFVSDIEITNFEASSDPEVNKIIKDAWAIKQELLQLNNDVYDKFGLHENRYKKYLVAYKNFINLYIDNENSRAYIFDLLAPKHNNFCSWISFYLDKYKRGAFDRIVNNKDLFYKNYDLFRNFIDRNKKDLELVFDLKDAKQININNLKMYTENINSVLNKQLNVEHFRKSLVKNGVNVAPLIKYYYGTDKYNSLRNLVYDLTGGSNYFNDFCFKGNHYKNSTSVTFYQPENNVINIKINRLAYRTENAQEEIDINKYFEKIIYSIISKQMNDEQKIRAIHNWIILNNDYLRDDEMVYCDKQWAQTCRSPYAYIGNWRIVCDAYARTFQRFMTLLDIPSWYITGPVKTYVDGKLKDDEGHAWNLVLLNGKEYFVDCTWDDPSYNEYKEKYNVNSKEISPINNNYLLKEWKDIKYETYINKNNKKIEITRELYDSYHDLYELRTNLGLPYFKANEYV, from the coding sequence ATGAAGAAAAAAATATTAATGTCATTTGGTCCAATTATATGTTTATTACTTATGTCATCATTTTCTTCTTGAAGCTGCAATAATTCAGCTGAACCACAAAAACCTTCAAACGATGATGACAACTGAGAAGATTATAAACAGCCAAGTTTAAGTGTTCCTAATTTTGTGCCTGAAGGTGAATGAGAAGATGATGGCAGTATTTACAAATATTATTTAAAACCAAATACTGCTCAAGAAATTGAAATCAATTCTAAAGAAAAAGAATTATCTTTATTAAAAATAAAGAAATTTGTTTCAGATATTGAGATAACTAATTTTGAAGCTAGCTCAGATCCTGAAGTTAATAAAATTATTAAAGATGCTTGAGCAATTAAACAAGAATTATTGCAATTAAACAATGATGTTTATGATAAATTTGGTTTGCATGAAAACCGTTATAAAAAATATTTAGTTGCTTACAAAAATTTTATAAATTTATATATTGATAATGAAAATAGCAGAGCTTATATTTTTGATCTTTTAGCTCCAAAACATAATAATTTTTGTTCCTGAATTTCATTTTATTTAGACAAATACAAAAGAGGTGCTTTTGATCGAATAGTCAATAATAAAGATTTATTCTACAAAAATTATGACTTGTTTAGAAACTTTATTGATAGAAACAAAAAGGATCTTGAATTAGTTTTTGATTTAAAAGATGCTAAACAAATTAATATTAATAATTTAAAAATGTATACAGAAAATATTAACTCAGTTTTAAACAAACAATTGAATGTTGAACATTTTAGAAAATCATTAGTTAAAAATGGTGTTAATGTTGCTCCTCTTATCAAATATTATTATGGCACGGATAAATATAACAGCTTAAGAAATTTAGTTTATGATCTAACGGGCGGTTCAAACTATTTTAATGATTTTTGTTTTAAAGGAAACCACTATAAAAATTCAACATCTGTTACATTTTATCAACCAGAAAATAATGTAATAAACATTAAAATAAATCGTTTAGCTTATAGAACTGAAAATGCACAAGAAGAAATTGATATCAATAAATATTTTGAAAAAATTATTTATTCTATTATTTCAAAACAAATGAATGATGAACAAAAAATTAGAGCTATTCACAATTGAATCATTTTAAATAATGACTACTTAAGAGATGATGAGATGGTATATTGTGACAAACAATGAGCTCAAACTTGTCGTAGTCCATATGCTTATATTGGAAATTGAAGAATAGTTTGTGACGCTTATGCTAGAACATTTCAAAGATTTATGACTCTTTTAGATATTCCATCTTGATATATAACTGGACCAGTTAAAACTTATGTTGATGGCAAACTAAAAGATGATGAGGGCCATGCTTGAAACCTAGTTTTATTAAATGGTAAAGAATATTTTGTAGATTGTACTTGAGATGATCCTTCTTATAATGAATATAAAGAAAAATACAATGTAAATTCAAAAGAAATTAGTCCAATTAATAATAACTATTTATTAAAAGAATGAAAAGATATTAAATATGAAACATATATTAATAAAAATAATAAAAAGATAGAAATAACCAGAGAACTATATGATAGTTATCATGATTTATATGAATTAAGAACTAACTTAGGTCTTCCTTATTTTAAAGCTAATGAATATGTTTAA
- a CDS encoding transglutaminase-like domain-containing protein, translating into MKKNKIFNWLGTLTAIVSLPTITTSCFWDDVTGNIPSTPSTTVTPVTPEPGPGPAPKPGDNKPSSIYKYGLKENTKEEKEANEVEKALYLSKVKYFVSDVETVKDTISSKVDLLVKKALKLKKELLELNEKIFNAFGLHEGRFESYLNAYKNFVNIGFVQSNTGLTATINGNPEPTIKYILENYISQGSLLNLNYKFFNDILSNIEKSVKYYKKDLDLSFDIKDAYEVDLNNLDFLKSAKAVDTLTKEQVLKIRKDLLFKGKITSDIAVTNHNLGDYFWDLNSTWYDITGGSNYFNDKILERITYTRQKINIKESEFRYRTDSASEEVKLNSLMTEVIYKIISKKMTDEQKIRAIHNWVIDNNEYLTDGELALSNNEPIRSQCRSPYSYFTKPKRRIVCEGYARTFSRFLTLINIPVWYVTGQAAN; encoded by the coding sequence ATGAAAAAAAATAAAATATTTAATTGACTAGGTACTCTAACTGCTATTGTTAGTCTACCAACTATAACAACATCATGTTTTTGAGATGATGTTACTGGCAATATACCTTCAACACCAAGTACGACAGTTACACCTGTAACACCAGAACCAGGTCCAGGCCCAGCCCCAAAACCTGGAGATAATAAACCATCTAGCATCTATAAATATGGATTAAAAGAAAATACAAAAGAAGAAAAAGAAGCAAATGAAGTTGAAAAAGCTTTATATTTATCAAAGGTAAAATATTTTGTTAGTGATGTAGAAACTGTAAAAGATACAATAAGTTCCAAAGTTGACTTGTTAGTAAAGAAAGCTTTAAAACTTAAAAAAGAATTATTAGAATTAAATGAAAAAATTTTTAATGCTTTTGGATTACATGAGGGAAGATTTGAAAGTTATTTAAATGCTTACAAAAATTTCGTTAATATAGGTTTTGTACAATCAAATACAGGATTAACTGCTACAATAAATGGGAATCCTGAACCTACAATAAAATATATTTTAGAGAATTATATATCTCAAGGAAGTCTTCTTAATCTTAATTATAAATTTTTTAACGACATTTTAAGCAATATAGAAAAATCTGTAAAGTACTATAAAAAAGACTTAGACTTATCATTTGACATTAAAGATGCATATGAAGTTGATTTAAACAATTTGGACTTTCTAAAAAGTGCTAAAGCTGTTGATACTCTCACAAAAGAACAAGTTTTAAAAATTAGAAAAGACTTGCTATTTAAAGGAAAAATAACTTCTGATATTGCCGTAACTAATCATAATTTAGGAGATTATTTCTGAGATTTAAATTCAACTTGATATGACATAACTGGTGGTAGCAATTATTTTAATGACAAAATCCTTGAACGTATTACTTACACGCGTCAAAAAATAAATATAAAAGAATCAGAATTTAGATATAGAACAGATAGTGCTTCTGAAGAAGTTAAACTAAATTCATTGATGACAGAAGTAATTTATAAAATAATTTCTAAAAAAATGACTGATGAACAAAAAATAAGAGCAATACATAATTGAGTGATTGACAATAATGAATATTTGACTGATGGAGAGTTAGCTTTATCAAATAATGAACCAATACGAAGTCAATGTCGTAGTCCATATTCATATTTTACTAAACCAAAAAGAAGAATAGTTTGCGAAGGATATGCAAGAACATTTTCAAGATTTCTAACATTAATAAATATTCCTGTGTGATATGTAACCGGTCAAGCTGCTAATTAA